The following coding sequences lie in one Spinacia oleracea cultivar Varoflay chromosome 1, BTI_SOV_V1, whole genome shotgun sequence genomic window:
- the LOC110785580 gene encoding uncharacterized protein At3g06530 isoform X1 produces MAAASIAAQLKALKAHVKTDTDVPKRPITRPSVLFSPKEAADLDIDTILSYALSGLEVLENIDDRFRNHKQDLFSHKSRDLDRELMGIEENKRIDASISSYMRLISGHFQSQSALKTLEYLIRRYKIHVYNIEDLILCALPYHDTHAFVRIVQLIDFGNSQWKFLDGAKGSGAPPPREVIVQQCIRDMGVLEIICTYATPSKKHRPATPVISFCTAVVVEVLGFLATVDSDIVKIILPFLNSGLQSGGLGSSDYKAGTLMIVGLLAKRVSLSSKLVNSLVRSVVELAQADAQASTDLQWVQLSIMALVNIVQLQSVETLPKKALDILKKIEVLPGILLQMTTRFNIDRFITVLLESLIDYCSSDGQCQLAVVSIVETVTLRGLVRAIVFRLLSSCLRLSQNTDGLELSESGSWAKKIFLIINEKYPSELLSSVHEFLNDKKVQLKGEFSVVDALCKILDGNVRTSVASTDSKVWFGLKHPKAEIRRATLSDLDLSTFLNDGVTSERLGTVQDVVHCLSDDDLSVVHAALSLDKLSELIDSARLLDIFRDLLQKCTQILWSGAQEDLSLAGEVAILCLKHAVSFLQDRTDLLERVATMIFPFIFVFPKTKKLNLKAQELAKEIKWPFYRDLVMASNVKKDLKKKSGKEWVSAVNMPTVRSLVNVFSDGTEELTSWLIKCCGESELSKTLFFLVLLQSFILQKNASHQFTTLFEACYAFVKAEWRNIEPVENILRGQEFSSKILESEDNKFLDELDENNLKILNSRILVLVFWRAIKGYISVVPASVDLSDDGKWMCTLRDLYAFFAESNLKHVFKEHRNYLVQNCKVSPIHFLSTFISDPEVSSSVQVESLHSFAMLCSQVDEGSALQHLAGFPLILVPLFSDVQDVRVAAMDYVEELSTLCSRIKYAGKKNGSSDIWSSSIDELLSILVQQKKLIVSDRNILPSLMASILSSSFKSFLVPLDVGQRLDKSTTDKILTFILGSAMRFSGYAKLRVLSLLKELGASIVRVKDVESLLLELLQRRNSYHFRLDRSNQELSNIDVDILCLLIEICARPTSSDTRIVEDHLLPAFCNDGLLPDDPAILRPCIAFLQNLKGTLYKSLRPEAQEKLLQQLVLLYHDTNNDVQNTTREALLRLDVSSSTVASILNTVLVYEGDLVASSHLKKKSKKHNPVLFFGGRSALSFLISLLDVLLLKKDIGNRVLLIEPLFQLLEKAFSNKWVHAVTQEGCVPDVSGVSQTTSNALSYIQQTLLLILEDTIASLSDDLSLNNGVFDKFDAALLVYCARSATDFVTSNHVFSLFATIAKVEPDKVLHHIPAILAVISKSTVDHDDSHSKRVFEGFISTVVPCWLSKMDGADKLLQIFINEMPGVAQHRRLSIFLHLLKTLGERSSMGSLLVLLFRSLVSKERFSSLYNEIDISGFINSVVQTEWEYSFAEQICQQYTCMIWLPSLVSLLKQLQAGSLDNNQCVTLLFAMKFVLGKLQGPEVVLKLKSMEDMESIQGTLSELMVQVVFCWQLVDTSKRKISLPVILKKELKEIIHAVLMKITSGMLPSAFFQGIIRLLVQADKGARKKALQVLCKSVRDLEAPGSKREKERNMHLRGSWNHLDGNNLDSFAALCLEILQLVDGSGDDLNVSVRLAAISALEVLANKFPSNHTVFSKCLVNVVQNVSSDDLAVASCCLRTAGALINVLGPRALPELPEIMKNVLQKTRFLSSSSGAQGKSAEDICNQSASKDTLMLSILFTLEALVENLGAFLNPYLGDIVEIVLLHQDFVSESNQKIKSHGDNVRRLLSEKVPVRLALPALQNVYPKAVKAGDLSLSTVFELLKNFVSKMDKSSVSGYHTSIFDFCMLALDLRSQHLESIENITFVEKHVIGAVVALTMKMTETMFKPLFIRSIEWVESSLAENNLVGTKNIRRAVSFYNLVNKLAENHRSLFVPYFKYLLEGSISYLADDGGKISQSRKKKKAKILDSESRKTEAADSLSLEKWHLRALVLSSLHKCFRYDVGSVKFLDSSRFELLLKPIVSQLIVEPPAGIEDHPDIPSLEEVDDILVSCAGQMAVTAGSDLLWKPLNYEVLMQTRSEMVRPRLLGLKIVKYLVENLKDEYLVLLAETIPFLAELLEDVELPVKTLAQEILKELESMSGENLREYF; encoded by the exons ATGGCGGCGGCCTCCATAGCAGCACAACTTAAAGCTCTAAAAGCTCATGTAAAAACAGATACAGATGTACCCAAAAGACCAATTACTCGACCCTCCGTCTTATTTAGCCCTAAAGAAGCTGCTGATCTTGATATCGACACCATCCTTAGCTACGCTTTATCGG GTTTGGAAGTTCTAGAAAATATTGATGATCGCTTCAGGAATCACAAGCAGGATCTGTTTAGTCATAAAAGCAGAGACTTGGATAGGGAGTTGATGGGCATAGAAGAAAATAAGCGCATTGATGCTTCGATCAGTTCTTATATGCGCTTGATTTCTGGACATTTTCAATCACAATCTGCATTAAAGACGCTTGAATACTTGATTCGTCGATATAAGATTCATGTGTATAATATTGAGGATTTAATCTTGTGTGCGCTACCTTATCACGATACTCATGCTTTTGTTCGAATAGTGCAATTAATTGACTTTGGAAATAGTCAATGGAAATTCCTTGATGGTGCTAAAGGATCTGGTGCTCCACCTCCCAGGGAGGTTATTGTCCAGCAATGCATACGTGACATGGGTGTCCTTGAGATTATATGCACCTATGCAACTCCTTCAAAAAAGCATCGCCCTGCTACACCTGTGATCAGCTTTTGCACAGCAGTCGTGGTAGAGGTTTTGGGCTTTCTGGCAACCGTTGATAGTGATATTGTGAAGATAATTCTTCCCTTTTTGAATTCAGGTCTGCAGTCTGGTGGTTTAGGGTCTTCAGACTATAAAGCTGGTACTTTGATGATTGTTGGTCTATTAGCTAAAAGAGTATCGTTGTCTTCCAAACTGGTAAACAGCTTGGTTAGATCAGTGGTGGAGTTAGCTCAAGCAGATGCACAAGCTTCAACAGATTTGCAGTGGGTTCAGTTATCAATTATGGCTTTAGTCAACATTGTGCAGTTGCAGTCTGTTGAAACACTGCCTAAGAAGGCATTAGACATCCTGAAGAAAATTGAAGTTCTCCCTGGAATTCTTTTACAAATGACCACAAGGTTCAATATTGACAGATTTATTACTGTGCTATTGGAGTCCCTTATTGACTACTGTAGTTCCGACGGTCAATGCCAACTTGCTGTGGTATCTATTGTTGAGACAGTCACTCTTAGGGGCCTTGTTCGAGCTATAGTTTTCAGGCTTCTTTCTTCATGTTTGCGGTTGTCGCAGAACACCGACGGTTTAGAACTTTCTGAATCAGGGAGCTGGGCTAAGAAAATATTTCTTATTATTAATGAAAAGTATCCCAGTGAATTACTTTCTTCTGTTCATGAATTCTTGAATGACAAAAAGGTTCAGCTAAAGGGTGAATTCTCAGTGGTTGATGCTTTGTGCAAGATACTGGATGGAAATGTGAGGACATCTGTGGCCTCCACAGATTCAAAAGTCTGGTTTGGGCTCAAACATCCAAAGGCTGAAATCCGACGGGCTACACTCTCTGATCTTGACCTGTCTACCTTTTTGAATGATGGGGTTACGTCAGAGAGACTTGGAACTGTCCAGGATGTAGTTCATTGTCTCTCCGACGATGATCTGAGTGTTGTTCATGCAGCTCTTTCTCTTGATAAATTGTCTGAGCTTATAGACTCTGCTCGTCTCCTGGATATATTTCGGGATTTGCTTCAGAAATGCACTCAGATTTTATGGTCAGGTGCACAGGAGGATCTTTCTCTAGCAGGTGAGGTTGCTATCTTATGCCTGAAGCATGCAGTTTCTTTTTTACAAGACCGAACTGATCTTCTGGAGCGAGTTGCTACAATGATATTCCCCTTCATTTTTGTTTTCCCGAAGACAAAGAAGCTGAACTTGAAGGCCCAGGAATTGGCCAAGGAAATTAAATGGCCTTTCTACAGGGATTTAGTCATGGCGTCTAATGTTAAAAAGGACCTCAAAAAGAAATCGGGGAAAGAGTGGGTTTCTGCTGTTAATATGCCAACTGTTCGCAGCTTGGTGAATGTCTTTTCCGATGGTACCGAAGAATTAACTTCGTGGCTTATCAAATGTTGCGGTGAATCTGAATTGTCAAAAACATTATTCTTCTTGGTTTTGCTACAGTCATTTATACTGCAGAAGAATGCCTCTCATCAATTCACCACTTTGTTTGAAGCTTGCTATGCTTTTGTTAAGGCGGAATGGAGAAATATTGAGCCTGTTGAAAATATTTTGCGTGGTCAGGAGTTCAGTTCTAAGATTCTCGAGTCCGAAGACAACAAGTTTCTGGATGAGCTTGATGAAAACAATCTTAAGATTTTGAATTCAAGGATTCTGGTTTTGGTGTTTTGGAGGGCAATTAAGGGATATATCTCAGTGGTGCCAGCAAGTGTTGACCTGAGTGATGATGGAAAATGGATGTGCACTTTGAGGGATCTGTACGCCTTCTTTGCTGAATCTAACCTGAAGCATGTTTTCAAGGAACACAGAAATTATCTTGTTCAAAACTGCAAGGTCTCTCCAATCCATTTCCTCTCAACCTTCATCAGTGATCCGGAAGTTTCCTCCAGTGTACAAGTTGAGAGCCTGCATTCATTTGCTATGCTCTGTTCTCAGGTAGATGAGGGTTCTGCTTTGCAGCATTTGGCTGGATTCCCTTTAATTCTTGTTCCATTGTTCAGTGATGTCCAGGATGTCAGGGTAGCAGCTATGGATTATGTTGAAGAGCTTAGCACCCTGTGCTCCCGTATAAAATATGCAGGCAAGAAAAATGGAAGTAgtgacatttggagttcttCTATTGATGAACTGTTGAGTATTCTGGTACAACAGAAGAAGTTGATCGTGTCTGACAGGAATATCCTTCCTTCATTAATGGCTTCGATATTATCATCATCTTTCAAAAGCTTTCTTGTGCCACTGGATGTTGGTCAGAGATTAGATAAGTCTACCACAGATAAAATTCTCACTTTCATACTAGGATCTGCTATGAGATTTTCTGGGTATGCAAAGCTAAGAGTCCTTTCACTTCTGAAAGAGTTAGGCGCCTCCATTGTGCGGGTAAAGGATGTTGAGTCTCTGCTTCTTGAACTTCTGCAGCGGCGTAACAGTTACCATTTTAGGCTTGATAGGTCAAATCAAGAGTTGTCAAACATTGATGTGGATATCCTCTGCCTTCTAATTGAGATCTGTGCTAGGCCCACATCATCAGATACACGTATTGTTGAAGACCATCTATTACCGGCATTTTGCAACGATGGTTTGTTACCAGATGATCCCGCTATACTAAGGCCATGTATTGCATTTTTGCAGAATTTGAAAGGAACTCTATACAAGAGTTTGCGTCCTGAGGCTCAGGAAAAACTTCTCCAACAATTAGTGCTTCTTTACCATGACACTAACAACGATGTACAGAATACAACTAGAGAAGCATTGTTGCGATTGGATGTTTCTTCTTCAACCGTTGCCTCTATTTTGAATACTGTCCTTGTGTATGAAGGTGATTTAGTGGCTTCCTCACACCTGAAAAAGAAATCGAAGAAGCATAACCCTGTTTTATTTTTTGGAGGCCGAAGTGCACTTAGCTTTCTTATCTCTCTTCTTGATGTGCTACTGTTAAAGAAAGACATAGGAAACAGGGTCCTTCTAATAGAGCCCCTTTTTCAGCTGCTTGAGAAAGCCTTTTCAAATAAGTGGGTCCATGCGGTGACCCAAGAGGGGTGTGTTCCAGATGTATCAGGCGTCTCTCAAACCACGTCTAACGCATTGTCTTACATACAGCAGACGCTGTTGCTTATCTTGGAGGATACCATTGCTTCACTCTCAGATGATCTCTCTCTGAACAATGGAGTATTTGATAAATTTGATGCTGCATTACTTGTTTATTGTGCGCGGTCTGCGACAGATTTTGTTACCAGCAATCATGTGTTTTCACTATTTGCTACAATTGCAAAGGTTGAACCTGACAAGGTTTTGCACCATATTCCTGCAATTCTTGCTGTTATCAGTAAGTCAACTGTTGACCATGATGATAGTCATTCAAAACGTGTATTTGAAGGGTTCATTTCAACGGTTGTTCCTTGCTGGTTATCTAAGATGGATGGTGCAGACAAATTGCTTCAGATTTTTATAAATGAAATGCCTGGTGTTGCCCAGCATCGAAGGTTGTCAATCTTTCTCCACCTCTTGAAAACACTGGGAGAAAGAAGTAGTATGGGTTCATTGCTAGTCCTCCTTTTCCGTTCATTGGTTTCAAAAGAGAGATTTTCTTCTCTTTATAATGAGATAGACATTTCTGGCTTCATAAACTCTGTAGTTCAAACAGAATGGGAGTATAGTTTTGCTGAACAAATATGCCAACAGTATACATGTATGATATGGCTCCCGTCACTTGTTTCATTGCTCAAGCAATTGCAGGCTGGTAGTCTTGACAATAACCAGTGTGTGACATTGTTATTTGCTATGAAGTTTGTTTTGGGGAAGTTGCAAGGTCCTGAAGTTGTGTTGAAGCTTAAGTCTATGGAGGATATGGAATCAATCCAGGGAACACTCTCGGAACTCATGGTGCAGGTTGTTTTTTGTTGGCAACTCGTTGACACAAGTAAAAGGAAGATATCACTTCCAGTCATTTTGAAAAAGGAGCTTAAGGAGATTATCCATGCTGTTTTAATGAAGATAACAAGCGGAATGCTCCCATCAGCCTTTTTCCAAGGCATCATAAGGTTGCTGGTCCAAGCTGACAAAGGTGCAAGGAAGAAGGCCCTTCAAGTTCTGTGTAAATCTGTGAGAGACCTTGAAGCTCCTGGATctaaaagagaaaaggagcgaaaTATGCACCTGAGAGGCTCTTGGAATCATCTCGATGGAAATAATTTAGACTCCTTTGCTGCACTTTGTCTGGAAATCCTGCAGTTAGTTGATGGTTCTGGTGATGATCTTAATGTTTCTGTCAGGCTGGCTGCTATTTCGGCATTGGAAGTCTTAGCTAACAAGTTTCCTTCCAATCATACAGTTTTCAGCAAGTGCCTTGTTAATGTTGTGCAAAATGTGTCATCTGATGATCTTGCTGTTGCTTCTTGTTGTCTACGGACAGCTGGTGCATTAATAAATGTTCTGGGGCCAAGAGCACTGCCCGAGCTTCCCgaaatcatgaaaaatgttcTGCAGAAGACCCGGTTTTTGTCTTCGTCATCAGGAGCACAAGGAAAATCTGCTGAGGACATTTGTAACCAGTCAGCTTCGAAAGATACACTTATGCTATCTATACTTTTCACTTTGGAGGCACTTGTAGAGAATCTTGGTGCCTTTTTGAACCCCTACCTTGGTGATATTGTCGAAATTGTGTTGCTACATCAAGATTTTGTATCAGAGTccaatcaaaaaataaaatcgcATGGTGATAATGTAAGAAGGCTACTCAGTGAGAAAGTTCCTGTCAGGCTAGCATTACCTGCCTTGCAGAATGTGTACCCAAAAGCTGTGAAGGCAGGGGATTTGAGTTTGTCTACAGTTTTTGAGTTGCTCAAGAATTTTGTTAGTAAAATGGACAAATCATCAGTGAGCGGTTACCACACAAGCATTTTTGACTTCTGTATGCTGGCTCTGGATCTCCGCAGTCAGCACCTTGAATCAATTGAGAATATTACTTTCGTGGAGAAACATGTCATTGGTGCGGTGGTTGCTTTGACGATGAAGATGACAGAGACTATGTTCAAGCCTCTTTTCATACGAAGTATTGAATGGGTAGAGTCGAGTTTGGCAGAAAATAATCTTGTAgggaccaaaaacatcagaagAGCAGTGTCTTTTTATAACTTGGTCAATAAGCTCGCTGAAAATCATCG ATCACTGTTTGTCCCATATTTCAAGTATTTGCTGGAGGGATCTATTAGTTATCTTGCTGATGATGGTGGTAAGATTAGTCAATCCAGGAAGAAAAAGAAGGCCAAGATTCTGGATTCTGAAAGCAGAAAGACTGAGGCAGCTGATTCTCTGTCACTTGAAAAATGGCATCTCAGGGCTTTGGTCTTGTCGTCCCTGCATAAATGTTTTCGTTATGATGTTGGGAGTGTTAAATTTCTGGACTCCTCAAGATTTGAACTTCTGTTGAAGCCGATCGTCTCACAGCTTATTGTTGAACCACCAGCTGGTATCGAAGATCATCCAGATATACCATCTCTGGAAGAAGTAGATGACATATTGGTTTCTTGTGCTGGTCAAATGGCTGTAACTGCTGGTTCTGATCTTCTATGGAAGCCCCTGAACTATGAG GTATTGATGCAAACCCGGAGTGAAATGGTGAGACCACGTCTTTTAGGCCTCAAAATTGTCAAATACCTGGTTGAGAATTTGAAAGATGAGTACCTGGTGTTACTGGCTGAAACAATTCCTTTCCTTGCTGAGTTGCTGGAGGATGTGGAGTTACCAGTGAAGACACTTGCACAAGAGATACTCAAGGAGCTGGAGTCTATGAGTGGCGAGAACCTACGTGAATACTTTTGA